The Blastomonas sp. SL216 DNA window TCGCCGCGCGCTTCGGCGAGGCGCTGGTGGACAGCCTCGACCGGCTGCTGGGCAGCGCCGACAGCCGCATCACGCCGCGCCGCAGCCTGCCCGCCTTGCGCTTCGAGCTGCGTTTTGCCGAGCCGATTGCGCGCACCGAGGCGGCGATGGCGGCGCTTGCCGATCTTGCGGGCCAGGCGGCCGAGGCGCTGGAGCAGCGCGGCATGGGTGGGCGGCATTTCGCCGCGCGCTTCTATCGCAGCGACGGCAAGAGCTTTGACCTCGCGGTCGAATCCAGCCTGCCGATGCGCGATCCGCAAGTGCTGATGCGGCTGCTGCACGAGCGGCTCGACGCGCTCAGCGACCCGATCGATCCGGGCTTCGGCTTCGACATGATCCGGCTGATCGTCCCGCGCATCGAGCCGCTGACCCCGGCGCAGCTGCAGCTGGAGGGCGGCGCGGTGAGCGAGGAGGCGATGGCCGCGCTGATCGACCGGTTGAGCAGCCGGCTGGGGCGCGGCGCGATCCGCCGTTTCCAACCGCGCGACACGCACATCCCCGAACAGGCGGCGCTCACCCTGCCCGCGGTCGATCTGCCCGCGCCCGAGCCCTGGGCCGCACCCGAGCCGGGCGAGCCGCCGACACGGCCCATTCACCTGTTCGACCCGCCCCAGCCGATCGAGGTGATCGCCGAGGTTCCCGATGGCCCGCCGCACCGTTTCCGCTGGAGGCGCCAGCAGCATCATGTCGTGCGCTTCGAGGGGCCCGAGCGGATCGCCGCGCCATGGTGGCAGCATGCGCCGGGCAAGAGCGGTCTGACCCGCGATTATTACCGGGTGGAAGACGCGCGCGGCCGCCGCTTCTGGATCTTCCGCCACGGCCTGTACGACAACGAACGGCCCGATCCGCGCTGGTATGTGCACGGCCTTTTCGCATGACGAAAAGGCCCGCAGACGACCCTGTTCGCATGACCGCCGGTTTTGCCGAACTGGTCACGGCGACCAATTATTCCTTCCTGCGCGGGGCATCGCACCCGGCGG harbors:
- a CDS encoding DNA polymerase Y family protein, which encodes MPEPEAQRRYLALFFPFLPVDRRARQRSASDGPDRADDSAPLVLVEKVRGAMRIAATCPEARAQGLVPGMMLADARAQVPQLRVEAHDPLADMAWLERLADHCDRFTPLVATDPPDMLVLDITGCTHLFGGEAALVAAAEDYLARFTDHLRTGCGDTPEAAEALARFAPGVTLARPEDSDIVLRRLPVAALRIEEETETALIRAGLKTIGDLAMRPSAPLAARFGEALVDSLDRLLGSADSRITPRRSLPALRFELRFAEPIARTEAAMAALADLAGQAAEALEQRGMGGRHFAARFYRSDGKSFDLAVESSLPMRDPQVLMRLLHERLDALSDPIDPGFGFDMIRLIVPRIEPLTPAQLQLEGGAVSEEAMAALIDRLSSRLGRGAIRRFQPRDTHIPEQAALTLPAVDLPAPEPWAAPEPGEPPTRPIHLFDPPQPIEVIAEVPDGPPHRFRWRRQQHHVVRFEGPERIAAPWWQHAPGKSGLTRDYYRVEDARGRRFWIFRHGLYDNERPDPRWYVHGLFA